The Argopecten irradians isolate NY chromosome 6, Ai_NY, whole genome shotgun sequence genome has a window encoding:
- the LOC138324744 gene encoding glucosidase 2 subunit beta-like isoform X1: MLPKLILICCLAVITSGSIPRPRGVADSNASHYQPNSENVFVCIDGSQSFPYTYVNDDYCDCADGSDEPGTSACPNGKFTCTNIGHRPLIVPASRVNDGVCDCCDGTDEYSGNIACVNTCNELGKKHKEEVERIMKLQEEGVRKKKEFAESGKKMKEEKKARLEQLQADREAAETERQEMEAKKDEAEAPEKEAKDRHQKAWDEEKARRSAEKDAAAGMTAFNELDSNNDNFVDVLEMVVHNEFDIDSNGVVSEEEAKEHLEEVEKVDQDTFVSKIWPNVKQIYKPLVPEEAQSDGEASPPAEPQGETATPPTPETPGSPDSLPPPPLDPEDYYEEDEEEEEEDEDEDDDLDDRDDFDDSSSTATPLPSISADGTLVSPDPPTNDVQTQDDSDEKMPDYDDETKVLIEAADVARNSFNAADEKLKSIDREISSLQSYMNLDFGNEEEFSVLKDQCFEYTDREYTYKLCVYERASQRPKSGGSETSLGTWGRWSGPENDRYSSQLYERGQNCWNGPDRSVKVHFKCGPENQLTNAYEPSRCEYAFDFITPVSCSGKVSPLDTHAHDEL; encoded by the exons ATGCTCCCGAAGCTCATTCTGATATGCTGTTTGGCAGTTATCACGTCGGGTTCCATCCCGAGACCACGAGGAGTAGCTGATTCAA ATGCCTCCCACTACCAGCCTAACAGTGAGAATGTGTTTGTATGTATCGACGGATCTCAGTCCTTCCCCTACACCTATGTCAATGATGATTACTGCGATTGTGCTGATGGATCAGACGAACCAG GTACATCTGCATGTCCAAATGGCAAATTCACTTGTACTAACATAGGACATAGGCCCCTGATTGTTCCTGCTTCTCGTGTGAATGACGGTGTCTGTG ATTGTTGTGATGGGACAGATGAATACTCTGGAAACATTGCATGTGTTAACACTTGCAA TGAACTTGGAAAAAAACACAAAGAAGAGGTGGAGAGAATCATGAAACTTCAAGAAGAGGGTGTGAGGAAGAAGAAAGAGTTCGCCGAAAGTGGCAAGAAAATGAAAGAGGAGAAAAAG GCACGACTTGAGCAGTTACAGGCTGACCGAGAAGCAGCAGAAACAGAACGTCAGGAAATGGAAG CCAAGAAAGATGAAGCTGAAGCGCCAGAGAAGGAAGCTAAAGACAGACATCAAAAGGCCTGGGATg AAGAAAAAGCTCGCAGGTCTGCAGAAAAGGATGCTGCTGCTGGCATGACAGCCTTTAATGAACTAGACTCTAACAATGACAACTT TGTTGATGTACTGGAAATGGTCGTCCACAACGAGTTTGATATAGACTCTAATGGTGTGGTTAGTGAAGAGGAAGCCAAG GAACACCTTGAGGAGGTGGAGAAGGTAGACCAGGACACATTTGTGTCCAAAATCTGGCCTAACGTCAAACAGATCTACAAACCTTTGGTTCCTGAAGAAGCACAATCTGACGGTGAGGCGTCGCCCCCAGCAGAGCCACAGGGAGAAACAGCTACACCTCCTACCCCAGAAACTCCG gGCTCGCCCGACTCCCTTCCTCCCCCTCCTCTGGACCCTGAAGATTATTATGAGGaggatgaggaggaggaggaagaggatGAGGATGAGGACGATGACTTGGATGATAGGGATGATTTTgatgat TCTTCTAGCACTGCCACACCCTTACCTTCAATCTCAGCAGACGGCACTTTGGTTTCACCTGACCCACCTACTAACGATGTACAG ACACAGGACGATTCTGACGAGAAGATGCCTGATTATGATGATGAGACAAAAGTGCTGATAGAAG CTGCTGATGTGGCTAGGAATTCTTTTAATGCTGCTGATGAAAAACTGAAATCAATAGACAGGGAAATATC GTCGCTACAGAGTTATATGAACCTAGACTTTGGCAATGAGGAGGAGTTTTCTGTCCTGAAGGATCAATGTTTTGAGTACACTGACAGAGAATACACCTACAAGTTGTGTGTGTATGAGAGGGCTTCACAGCGACCAAAGTCGGGAGGTTCAGAAACAAGTCTAGG GACCTGGGGAAGATGGAGTGGCCCAGAAAATGACAGATATTCCTCCCAGCTTTACGAGCGAGGCCAGAATTGTTGGAATGGTCCTGACCGATCAGTTAAG GTACATTTTAAATGTGGTCCAGAGAACCAGTTGACCAATGCGTATGAGCCTAGCCGCTGTGAATACGCCTTCGACTTTATCACACCAGTCAGCTGTTCCGGGAAAGTGTCACCATTGGATACACATGCTCACGATGAACTCTGA
- the LOC138324744 gene encoding glucosidase 2 subunit beta-like isoform X3, translating to MLPKLILICCLAVITSGSIPRPRGVADSNASHYQPNSENVFVCIDGSQSFPYTYVNDDYCDCADGSDEPGTSACPNGKFTCTNIGHRPLIVPASRVNDGVCDCCDGTDEYSGNIACVNTCNELGKKHKEEVERIMKLQEEGVRKKKEFAESGKKMKEEKKARLEQLQADREAAETERQEMEAKKDEAEAPEKEAKDRHQKAWDEEKARRSAEKDAAAGMTAFNELDSNNDNFVDVLEMVVHNEFDIDSNGVVSEEEAKEHLEEVEKVDQDTFVSKIWPNVKQIYKPLVPEEAQSDGEASPPAEPQGETATPPTPETPSSSTATPLPSISADGTLVSPDPPTNDVQTQDDSDEKMPDYDDETKVLIEAADVARNSFNAADEKLKSIDREISSLQSYMNLDFGNEEEFSVLKDQCFEYTDREYTYKLCVYERASQRPKSGGSETSLGTWGRWSGPENDRYSSQLYERGQNCWNGPDRSVKVHFKCGPENQLTNAYEPSRCEYAFDFITPVSCSGKVSPLDTHAHDEL from the exons ATGCTCCCGAAGCTCATTCTGATATGCTGTTTGGCAGTTATCACGTCGGGTTCCATCCCGAGACCACGAGGAGTAGCTGATTCAA ATGCCTCCCACTACCAGCCTAACAGTGAGAATGTGTTTGTATGTATCGACGGATCTCAGTCCTTCCCCTACACCTATGTCAATGATGATTACTGCGATTGTGCTGATGGATCAGACGAACCAG GTACATCTGCATGTCCAAATGGCAAATTCACTTGTACTAACATAGGACATAGGCCCCTGATTGTTCCTGCTTCTCGTGTGAATGACGGTGTCTGTG ATTGTTGTGATGGGACAGATGAATACTCTGGAAACATTGCATGTGTTAACACTTGCAA TGAACTTGGAAAAAAACACAAAGAAGAGGTGGAGAGAATCATGAAACTTCAAGAAGAGGGTGTGAGGAAGAAGAAAGAGTTCGCCGAAAGTGGCAAGAAAATGAAAGAGGAGAAAAAG GCACGACTTGAGCAGTTACAGGCTGACCGAGAAGCAGCAGAAACAGAACGTCAGGAAATGGAAG CCAAGAAAGATGAAGCTGAAGCGCCAGAGAAGGAAGCTAAAGACAGACATCAAAAGGCCTGGGATg AAGAAAAAGCTCGCAGGTCTGCAGAAAAGGATGCTGCTGCTGGCATGACAGCCTTTAATGAACTAGACTCTAACAATGACAACTT TGTTGATGTACTGGAAATGGTCGTCCACAACGAGTTTGATATAGACTCTAATGGTGTGGTTAGTGAAGAGGAAGCCAAG GAACACCTTGAGGAGGTGGAGAAGGTAGACCAGGACACATTTGTGTCCAAAATCTGGCCTAACGTCAAACAGATCTACAAACCTTTGGTTCCTGAAGAAGCACAATCTGACGGTGAGGCGTCGCCCCCAGCAGAGCCACAGGGAGAAACAGCTACACCTCCTACCCCAGAAACTCCG TCTTCTAGCACTGCCACACCCTTACCTTCAATCTCAGCAGACGGCACTTTGGTTTCACCTGACCCACCTACTAACGATGTACAG ACACAGGACGATTCTGACGAGAAGATGCCTGATTATGATGATGAGACAAAAGTGCTGATAGAAG CTGCTGATGTGGCTAGGAATTCTTTTAATGCTGCTGATGAAAAACTGAAATCAATAGACAGGGAAATATC GTCGCTACAGAGTTATATGAACCTAGACTTTGGCAATGAGGAGGAGTTTTCTGTCCTGAAGGATCAATGTTTTGAGTACACTGACAGAGAATACACCTACAAGTTGTGTGTGTATGAGAGGGCTTCACAGCGACCAAAGTCGGGAGGTTCAGAAACAAGTCTAGG GACCTGGGGAAGATGGAGTGGCCCAGAAAATGACAGATATTCCTCCCAGCTTTACGAGCGAGGCCAGAATTGTTGGAATGGTCCTGACCGATCAGTTAAG GTACATTTTAAATGTGGTCCAGAGAACCAGTTGACCAATGCGTATGAGCCTAGCCGCTGTGAATACGCCTTCGACTTTATCACACCAGTCAGCTGTTCCGGGAAAGTGTCACCATTGGATACACATGCTCACGATGAACTCTGA
- the LOC138326155 gene encoding uncharacterized protein — translation MAVQTPDSGCSRHGGLEFVFVCKTCDNELICLDCVLDFHNKHDLVKLMEHASDQKHKMQQYTEKLSKSDIPKLESEILENGKSWTKTSKELMEMNNDITRHGDQMKKEIDKISDRLVALCKNLEQMNRETKEKNKSVLTDFLRGKLRQQDRCQQALTSDISTKAIEVAKEIRNTEPITSPTPIARKSAVFEPGTVSNVLLNQMFGKVLVDGESVSFQQSPPCIVISSFLASFPYDACHTCRSGDEAWLSYWDAEQIYRVDQTGSILEKIECRVNVNSIAISPKTGRVWFSVKEDKSIREVMSDSTVVTRFNVKYVPRTLGITLGSWLWWGWGMRE, via the coding sequence ATGGCGGTACAGACTCCAGATTCGGGCTGTTCTCGCCATGGCGGATTAGAATTCGTCTTTGTCTGTAAAACTTGTGACAATGAACTAATTTGCTTAGATTGTGTTTTGGATTTTCATAATAAACACGATCTTGTCAAATTAATGGAACATGCCTCGGACCAAAAACATAAAATGCAACAATATACAGAAAAACTTTCAAAAAGTGACATTCCAAAGTTAGAAAGTGAAATCCTGGAAAATGGTAAATCTTGGACGAAAACCAGTAAGGAACTGATGGAAATGAATAACGACATCACCCGTCATGGGGACCAGatgaaaaaagaaatagacaaaatcAGTGACAGGCTAGTGGCACTCTGTAAAAATTTGGAGCAGATGAATAGGGAAACGAAAGAGAAGAACAAAAGTGTATTGACAGATTTTCTAAGAGGAAAATTAAGACAACAAGATCGATGCCAACAAGCACTGACGTCAGATATTAGTACTAAAGCCATAGAAGTAGCAAAAGAAATCCGGAATACCGAACCTATTACGTCGCCAACACCAATAGCCCGAAAGTCTGCTGTTTTCGAACCTGGAACCGTTTCAAATGTCCTACTCAACCAGATGTTTGGTAAGGTACTAGTTGACGGAGAGAGCGTTTCGTTCCAACAAAGTCCACCATGTATTGTTATATCAAGTTTCCTAGCATCATTTCCTTATGATGCGTGCCATACATGTCGTTCAGGCGACGAAGCTTGGTTGTCGTACTGGGATGCAGAACAAATATACAGGGTTGATCAAACGGGAAGCATACTGGAGAAAATAGAGTGTCGGGTCAACGTCAATTCTATCGCCATCTCCCCCAAAACGGGAAGGGTATGGTTCTCCGTGAAGGAAGACAAGAGTATCCGAGAGGTAATGTCTGATAGTACCGTAGTGACACGTTTTAATGTGAAATATGTCCCACGGACTTTAGGTATCACCCTGGGGAGTTGGTTGTGGTGGGGATGGGGTATGAGGGAATAG
- the LOC138324744 gene encoding glucosidase 2 subunit beta-like isoform X4, whose amino-acid sequence MLPKLILICCLAVITSGSIPRPRGVADSNASHYQPNSENVFVCIDGSQSFPYTYVNDDYCDCADGSDEPGTSACPNGKFTCTNIGHRPLIVPASRVNDGVCDCCDGTDEYSGNIACVNTCNELGKKHKEEVERIMKLQEEGVRKKKEFAESGKKMKEEKKARLEQLQADREAAETERQEMEAKKDEAEAPEKEAKDRHQKAWDEEKARRSAEKDAAAGMTAFNELDSNNDNFVDVLEMVVHNEFDIDSNGVVSEEEAKEHLEEVEKVDQDTFVSKIWPNVKQIYKPLVPEEAQSDGEASPPAEPQGETATPPTPETPTQDDSDEKMPDYDDETKVLIEAADVARNSFNAADEKLKSIDREISSLQSYMNLDFGNEEEFSVLKDQCFEYTDREYTYKLCVYERASQRPKSGGSETSLGTWGRWSGPENDRYSSQLYERGQNCWNGPDRSVKVHFKCGPENQLTNAYEPSRCEYAFDFITPVSCSGKVSPLDTHAHDEL is encoded by the exons ATGCTCCCGAAGCTCATTCTGATATGCTGTTTGGCAGTTATCACGTCGGGTTCCATCCCGAGACCACGAGGAGTAGCTGATTCAA ATGCCTCCCACTACCAGCCTAACAGTGAGAATGTGTTTGTATGTATCGACGGATCTCAGTCCTTCCCCTACACCTATGTCAATGATGATTACTGCGATTGTGCTGATGGATCAGACGAACCAG GTACATCTGCATGTCCAAATGGCAAATTCACTTGTACTAACATAGGACATAGGCCCCTGATTGTTCCTGCTTCTCGTGTGAATGACGGTGTCTGTG ATTGTTGTGATGGGACAGATGAATACTCTGGAAACATTGCATGTGTTAACACTTGCAA TGAACTTGGAAAAAAACACAAAGAAGAGGTGGAGAGAATCATGAAACTTCAAGAAGAGGGTGTGAGGAAGAAGAAAGAGTTCGCCGAAAGTGGCAAGAAAATGAAAGAGGAGAAAAAG GCACGACTTGAGCAGTTACAGGCTGACCGAGAAGCAGCAGAAACAGAACGTCAGGAAATGGAAG CCAAGAAAGATGAAGCTGAAGCGCCAGAGAAGGAAGCTAAAGACAGACATCAAAAGGCCTGGGATg AAGAAAAAGCTCGCAGGTCTGCAGAAAAGGATGCTGCTGCTGGCATGACAGCCTTTAATGAACTAGACTCTAACAATGACAACTT TGTTGATGTACTGGAAATGGTCGTCCACAACGAGTTTGATATAGACTCTAATGGTGTGGTTAGTGAAGAGGAAGCCAAG GAACACCTTGAGGAGGTGGAGAAGGTAGACCAGGACACATTTGTGTCCAAAATCTGGCCTAACGTCAAACAGATCTACAAACCTTTGGTTCCTGAAGAAGCACAATCTGACGGTGAGGCGTCGCCCCCAGCAGAGCCACAGGGAGAAACAGCTACACCTCCTACCCCAGAAACTCCG ACACAGGACGATTCTGACGAGAAGATGCCTGATTATGATGATGAGACAAAAGTGCTGATAGAAG CTGCTGATGTGGCTAGGAATTCTTTTAATGCTGCTGATGAAAAACTGAAATCAATAGACAGGGAAATATC GTCGCTACAGAGTTATATGAACCTAGACTTTGGCAATGAGGAGGAGTTTTCTGTCCTGAAGGATCAATGTTTTGAGTACACTGACAGAGAATACACCTACAAGTTGTGTGTGTATGAGAGGGCTTCACAGCGACCAAAGTCGGGAGGTTCAGAAACAAGTCTAGG GACCTGGGGAAGATGGAGTGGCCCAGAAAATGACAGATATTCCTCCCAGCTTTACGAGCGAGGCCAGAATTGTTGGAATGGTCCTGACCGATCAGTTAAG GTACATTTTAAATGTGGTCCAGAGAACCAGTTGACCAATGCGTATGAGCCTAGCCGCTGTGAATACGCCTTCGACTTTATCACACCAGTCAGCTGTTCCGGGAAAGTGTCACCATTGGATACACATGCTCACGATGAACTCTGA
- the LOC138324744 gene encoding glucosidase 2 subunit beta-like isoform X2 — protein sequence MLPKLILICCLAVITSGSIPRPRGVADSNASHYQPNSENVFVCIDGSQSFPYTYVNDDYCDCADGSDEPGTSACPNGKFTCTNIGHRPLIVPASRVNDGVCDCCDGTDEYSGNIACVNTCNELGKKHKEEVERIMKLQEEGVRKKKEFAESGKKMKEEKKARLEQLQADREAAETERQEMEAKKDEAEAPEKEAKDRHQKAWDEEKARRSAEKDAAAGMTAFNELDSNNDNFVDVLEMVVHNEFDIDSNGVVSEEEAKEHLEEVEKVDQDTFVSKIWPNVKQIYKPLVPEEAQSDGEASPPAEPQGETATPPTPETPGSPDSLPPPPLDPEDYYEEDEEEEEEDEDEDDDLDDRDDFDDTQDDSDEKMPDYDDETKVLIEAADVARNSFNAADEKLKSIDREISSLQSYMNLDFGNEEEFSVLKDQCFEYTDREYTYKLCVYERASQRPKSGGSETSLGTWGRWSGPENDRYSSQLYERGQNCWNGPDRSVKVHFKCGPENQLTNAYEPSRCEYAFDFITPVSCSGKVSPLDTHAHDEL from the exons ATGCTCCCGAAGCTCATTCTGATATGCTGTTTGGCAGTTATCACGTCGGGTTCCATCCCGAGACCACGAGGAGTAGCTGATTCAA ATGCCTCCCACTACCAGCCTAACAGTGAGAATGTGTTTGTATGTATCGACGGATCTCAGTCCTTCCCCTACACCTATGTCAATGATGATTACTGCGATTGTGCTGATGGATCAGACGAACCAG GTACATCTGCATGTCCAAATGGCAAATTCACTTGTACTAACATAGGACATAGGCCCCTGATTGTTCCTGCTTCTCGTGTGAATGACGGTGTCTGTG ATTGTTGTGATGGGACAGATGAATACTCTGGAAACATTGCATGTGTTAACACTTGCAA TGAACTTGGAAAAAAACACAAAGAAGAGGTGGAGAGAATCATGAAACTTCAAGAAGAGGGTGTGAGGAAGAAGAAAGAGTTCGCCGAAAGTGGCAAGAAAATGAAAGAGGAGAAAAAG GCACGACTTGAGCAGTTACAGGCTGACCGAGAAGCAGCAGAAACAGAACGTCAGGAAATGGAAG CCAAGAAAGATGAAGCTGAAGCGCCAGAGAAGGAAGCTAAAGACAGACATCAAAAGGCCTGGGATg AAGAAAAAGCTCGCAGGTCTGCAGAAAAGGATGCTGCTGCTGGCATGACAGCCTTTAATGAACTAGACTCTAACAATGACAACTT TGTTGATGTACTGGAAATGGTCGTCCACAACGAGTTTGATATAGACTCTAATGGTGTGGTTAGTGAAGAGGAAGCCAAG GAACACCTTGAGGAGGTGGAGAAGGTAGACCAGGACACATTTGTGTCCAAAATCTGGCCTAACGTCAAACAGATCTACAAACCTTTGGTTCCTGAAGAAGCACAATCTGACGGTGAGGCGTCGCCCCCAGCAGAGCCACAGGGAGAAACAGCTACACCTCCTACCCCAGAAACTCCG gGCTCGCCCGACTCCCTTCCTCCCCCTCCTCTGGACCCTGAAGATTATTATGAGGaggatgaggaggaggaggaagaggatGAGGATGAGGACGATGACTTGGATGATAGGGATGATTTTgatgat ACACAGGACGATTCTGACGAGAAGATGCCTGATTATGATGATGAGACAAAAGTGCTGATAGAAG CTGCTGATGTGGCTAGGAATTCTTTTAATGCTGCTGATGAAAAACTGAAATCAATAGACAGGGAAATATC GTCGCTACAGAGTTATATGAACCTAGACTTTGGCAATGAGGAGGAGTTTTCTGTCCTGAAGGATCAATGTTTTGAGTACACTGACAGAGAATACACCTACAAGTTGTGTGTGTATGAGAGGGCTTCACAGCGACCAAAGTCGGGAGGTTCAGAAACAAGTCTAGG GACCTGGGGAAGATGGAGTGGCCCAGAAAATGACAGATATTCCTCCCAGCTTTACGAGCGAGGCCAGAATTGTTGGAATGGTCCTGACCGATCAGTTAAG GTACATTTTAAATGTGGTCCAGAGAACCAGTTGACCAATGCGTATGAGCCTAGCCGCTGTGAATACGCCTTCGACTTTATCACACCAGTCAGCTGTTCCGGGAAAGTGTCACCATTGGATACACATGCTCACGATGAACTCTGA